The proteins below are encoded in one region of Lonchura striata isolate bLonStr1 chromosome 1, bLonStr1.mat, whole genome shotgun sequence:
- the MRPL55 gene encoding large ribosomal subunit protein mL55 isoform X1 — translation MASGALRALRLPAASRAALAACARSNSNRAAVGHLQRQRYGRRYPVLLVGTDGSTVRLRYGEPKRILMMPLDSNTLPEAERKARLRRHFPSKPKAKQEETFEGIDLDTYKKFWKK, via the exons ATGGCGAGCGGGGCGCTGAG AGCCCTGCGCCTCCCGGCCGCGTCCCGGGCGGCGCTCGCCGCCTGCGCCCGCAGCAACTCCAACCGCGCCGCCGTCGGACACCTGCAGCGGCAGCGCTACGGCCGCCGCTACCCCGTGCTGCTGGTCGGCACCGACGGCTCCACCGTCCGCCTGCGCTACGGCGAGCCCAAGAGGATCCTCATG atGCCCCTGGACAGCAACACGCTGCCCGAAGCCGAGCGCAAGGCTCGTCTGCGCCGCCACTTCCCCAGCAAGCCTAAGGCCAAGCAGGAGGAAACCTTCGAGGGCATCGACCT
- the MRPL55 gene encoding large ribosomal subunit protein mL55 isoform X2, with protein sequence MRVAGWRALRLPAASRAALAACARSNSNRAAVGHLQRQRYGRRYPVLLVGTDGSTVRLRYGEPKRILMMPLDSNTLPEAERKARLRRHFPSKPKAKQEETFEGIDLDTYKKFWKK encoded by the exons ATGAGAGTGGCGGGGTGGAG AGCCCTGCGCCTCCCGGCCGCGTCCCGGGCGGCGCTCGCCGCCTGCGCCCGCAGCAACTCCAACCGCGCCGCCGTCGGACACCTGCAGCGGCAGCGCTACGGCCGCCGCTACCCCGTGCTGCTGGTCGGCACCGACGGCTCCACCGTCCGCCTGCGCTACGGCGAGCCCAAGAGGATCCTCATG atGCCCCTGGACAGCAACACGCTGCCCGAAGCCGAGCGCAAGGCTCGTCTGCGCCGCCACTTCCCCAGCAAGCCTAAGGCCAAGCAGGAGGAAACCTTCGAGGGCATCGACCT
- the GUK1 gene encoding guanylate kinase yields MILGRMRGAGIARAVMQGPRPVVLSGPSGAGKSTLLKKLFKDYENVFGFSVSHTTRQPRPGEVNGKDYHFVTREEMQKEIDAGEFIEHAEFSGNMYGTSKGAVQAVQAQNQICVLDVDIQGVKNIKKTELKPIYISVQPPSIEILEKRLRDRKTETEESLQKRLTAARVDLELSKEPGLFDLVIINDDLEKAYSELKEVLLEEIKKTEESRKS; encoded by the exons atgATCCTCGGGCGGATGCGCGGGGCGGGCATCGCCCGGGCGG TCATGCAGGGACCAAGGCCAGTGGTTCTGAGTGGCCCATCAGGTGCAGGGAAAAGCACTTTgttaaagaaattattcaaaGATTATGAGAACGTCTTCGGCTTCAGCGTCTCCC atacCACAAGGCAGCCGAGACCTGGAGAAGTGAATGGCAAAG ATTATCACTTTGTGACCAGAGaggaaatgcagaaagaaattGATGCTGGTGAATTTATCGAGCACGCAGAGTTCTCCGGGAATATGTATGGGACAAG TAAAGGAGCCGTGCAGGCTGTGCAGGCCCAGAACCAGATCTGTGTCCTCGACGTCGACATCCAGGGCGTGAAGAACATCAAGAAGACGGAGCTGAAGCCCATCTACATCTCGGTGCAGCCGCCGTCCATTGAGATCCTG GAGAAACGACTACGGGACCGAAAGACTGAGACAGAGGAGAGTTTACAGAAGCGTTTGACTGCTGCCCGCGTGGACCTGGAGCTCA GTAAAGAGCCTGGGCTGTTTGACCTGGTCATTATTAATGATGATTTAGAAAAGGCCTATTCCGAATTGAaggaggtgctgctggag GAAATCAAGAAGACCGAAGAATCCAGGAAGTCCTGA